The following proteins are encoded in a genomic region of Amycolatopsis sulphurea:
- a CDS encoding IS701 family transposase gives MGALNGELERFVGEVFVPGQPVAGAERRADMCVHHLRGSLLTDVKRKTATGMGRVLGVSAQSLNHLVTDSPWRWEPVQNRIAARAQRLLRPAVWAIDDTTFLKDGHDSVGVARQHSGRVGGQANCQAAVSVTACGRTGVVPLAWRLFMPESWNPELSGERRGPARVPDDVRHRPKWQLALDALDELAEQKLTPPPVVADEDYGRAGEFRDGLAGRGLGFVVQVNHDISLLPWRREPDTAWAREGKHLPATGIAAGATKTPVSWHTDDGERVAHFSLLRVREAGRPVRQRASAAKTCLPDRWLLIQWDTKKPDEPAHVWLAHLPGVARPTITRLVRLAKARWAIETSYRELKNTLGIDHFEGRTWPGWHRHVTLVTAALLFLTEYRARTLKNAAPA, from the coding sequence GTGGGGGCGTTGAATGGTGAGCTGGAGCGGTTCGTGGGGGAGGTGTTCGTGCCGGGGCAGCCGGTTGCGGGTGCCGAGCGGCGGGCGGATATGTGCGTGCATCATCTGCGGGGTTCGTTGCTGACCGACGTGAAGCGCAAGACCGCGACCGGGATGGGGCGGGTGCTGGGGGTGTCTGCGCAGAGTTTGAATCATCTGGTCACGGACTCGCCGTGGCGGTGGGAGCCGGTGCAGAACCGGATCGCGGCGCGGGCGCAGCGGTTGCTGCGCCCGGCGGTGTGGGCGATCGATGACACGACGTTCCTCAAAGACGGTCACGACAGTGTCGGGGTGGCTCGTCAGCATTCCGGGCGGGTCGGTGGGCAGGCCAACTGTCAGGCCGCGGTGTCGGTGACCGCGTGCGGCAGGACCGGTGTGGTGCCGCTGGCGTGGCGGTTGTTCATGCCCGAGTCGTGGAACCCGGAACTCTCGGGCGAACGTCGGGGACCCGCCCGGGTCCCCGACGACGTCCGCCATCGCCCCAAGTGGCAACTGGCGCTGGACGCTCTCGACGAGCTGGCCGAGCAGAAACTCACACCACCTCCGGTGGTGGCTGATGAAGACTACGGCCGGGCCGGTGAGTTCCGGGACGGTCTCGCCGGTCGTGGTCTGGGGTTCGTGGTGCAGGTCAACCACGACATCAGCCTGCTGCCCTGGCGTCGGGAACCCGACACCGCGTGGGCACGCGAAGGCAAACACCTGCCGGCTACCGGCATCGCCGCCGGTGCCACCAAGACCCCGGTGTCCTGGCACACCGACGACGGTGAACGGGTGGCCCATTTCAGCCTGCTACGGGTACGTGAGGCCGGAAGGCCGGTACGGCAACGAGCGTCCGCGGCGAAAACCTGCCTGCCCGACCGGTGGCTGCTGATCCAATGGGACACCAAGAAACCAGACGAGCCTGCCCACGTATGGCTGGCTCACCTTCCCGGCGTTGCCCGCCCCACCATCACGCGCCTGGTCCGGCTCGCCAAAGCCCGGTGGGCCATCGAGACCAGCTACCGCGAACTCAAAAACACCCTCGGTATCGACCACTTCGAAGGCCGCACCTGGCCAGGCTGGCACCGCCACGTCACGCTCGTCACCGCGGCCTTGCTGTTCCTCACCGAATACCGCGCCCGCACACTAAAAAACGCGGCCCCGGCCTGA